In the genome of Bradyrhizobium ottawaense, the window GCGAGCAGGCCGATGCCAGCGCAGAGGAGCGCAAGATCGATCTGTGCAATGCCGGCGTGATGGCAATCGACGGGCGCCGGGCGCTCGAAATCCTCGGGCAAATCGGCAATGCGAATTCAAAGGGCGAGTATTATCTGACCGACGCGGTCGAAATCGTCCGCAAGCAGGGATGGGAGTCCGTGGTGATCGAGACCAGCGAGGATGAAGTGCGCGGCATCAACACCAAGGCGCAGCTTGCGGAAGCCGAAGCCGTGATGCAGGCGCGCTTGCGGAAAGCGGCGATGGAGGCCGGCGTCACGCTGATCGCGCCCGAGACCGTTTATCTGTCCGCCGACACATTGTTCGGCAAGGACGTGACGATCGAGCCTTTCGTGGTGATCGGCCCCGGCGTGTCGATCGCCGACGGCACCGTGATCCACTCGTTCTCGCACATCGTGCAGACCACGCTTGGCAAGAACGTTTCGATCGGCCCCTATGCGCGCTTGAGGCCCGGCACCTCGCTCGGCGACGGCGCGCGGATCGGCAATTTCGTGGAGACCAAGGCGGCGACACTGGAGGCCGGCGTCAAGGTCAATCATCTCTCCTACATCGGTGACGCCACCGTCGGCGCCAATTCCAACATCGGCGCCGGCACCATCACCTGCAACTACGATGGCTTCAAGAAACACAAGACAATCATCGGGCAGGGCGCCTTCGTCGGCACCAATTCCTCGCTGGTCGCCCCGGTCAAAATCGGCAATGGCGCCTATATCGGCTCGGGCTCGGTGATCACCCGCGACGTGCCTGACGATGCGATGGCACTGGAGCGCAACCAGCAGACCATCCGCGAAGGCGGCGCTGCGCGCTATCGCGAGCTGAAGACGGGCGGCAAGAAACCGGAGAAATAGGCACTATTCTGTTGTGTCGCAGCACACGCCGCCCTCATCCTGAGGGCCCGCTGGAAGCGGGCGTCTCGAAGGAGGGCCGCGGGCGAGATGCGGGGGCTTCATGGCTCGAGACGCGCTTTGCGCTCCTCACCATGAGGGTCTTCGTCCGTAGGCGCTATTCGTCGTCGGCGAATTCGGAGAAGATCGCGCGGGTCAGGCGCCAGCCGCGCGGCTTGGCGCGTTTGGCCGGCTCGCCTTCAGCGTGCTTCAGGAAGACCGGCTTGCTTTCCTTGCCGCGCTGGGGCGGCGGCCAATGCGCCAAATGCGTGCCCGTGGTCTCGCTGGCACGCAAGTACATCGATGACAGACCTTTGCGGTCGGACGAGCCTTTCATGGCTTTGCTCTCCTGCACCGGAATCGTTGGTCAAACATATTGACAACAAGTTAACGTGCGCTGTCTAAGGCCGGCCAATTCGACGCAGGCGAAGCTCAGGTTGCGGTCCATGCTGTCTCAATCCGCAATAATTATTGAGTATATGGTTCCCTGGGAATTTCGCTAAAAACCGGGCGCGTCGTTTAGGCGATTTTTCGACGATTTGGGGGATAGTGATCCGCATGTGCGGGATTGTCGGCATTCTCGGGCGCGAGCCGGTTGCAGAGCAGCTGGTGGATTCGCTCAAACGTCTCGAATATCGCGGTTATGACTCGGCGGGCGTCGCCACGCTCGAGGGCAGGCATATCGAGCGCCGCCGCGCCGAAGGCAAGCTGAAGAACCTGGAGAAGCGGCTGGAAGCCGAGCCGCTCCAGGGCACCACCGGCATCGGCCATACCCGCTGGGCCACCCACGGCAAGCCCACCGTCAACAACGCCCATCCGCACGCGACCGAGCGCGTCGCCGTGGTCCACAACGGCATCATCGAGAATTTCCGCGAGCTGCGCGAGGAGCTCGAGAAGAAGGGCACGGTGTTCCACACCGAGACCGACACCGAGATCGTGCTGCACCTGGTCGACGATTTGCTCACGCGCGGCAACAAGCCGGTCGAAGCCGTCAAGCTGGCGCTGGGGCGGCTCCGCGGCGCCTTCGCGCTCGGCTTCATCTTCGCCGGCGACGGCGACCTGATGATCGGCGCCCGCAACGGGCCGCCGCTGGCGATTGGCTATGGCGACGGCGAGATGTATCTCGGCTCGGACGCCATCGCGCTCGGCCCGTTCACCGACACGATCAGCTATCTCGAAGATGGCGACTGGGTCGTGTTGACGCGCAAGAGCGCGTCGATTTTCGACAAGGACGGCAATGCCGTCCAGCGCGACAAGATCAAGCATGCCGCCTCGACTTCGCTGGTCGACAAGGCGAACTATCGCCACTTCATGGCGAAGGAGATCCACGAGCAGCCGGAAGTGGTCGGCCACACGCTGGCGCGATACGTCGACATGGCGACCGAGCGCGTCTCGCTGCCGGTCAAGCTTCCGTTCGACTTCAAGAATATCCAGCGCATCAACATCACCGCGTGCGGCACCGCGAGCTATGCCGG includes:
- the glmS gene encoding glutamine--fructose-6-phosphate transaminase (isomerizing), with protein sequence MCGIVGILGREPVAEQLVDSLKRLEYRGYDSAGVATLEGRHIERRRAEGKLKNLEKRLEAEPLQGTTGIGHTRWATHGKPTVNNAHPHATERVAVVHNGIIENFRELREELEKKGTVFHTETDTEIVLHLVDDLLTRGNKPVEAVKLALGRLRGAFALGFIFAGDGDLMIGARNGPPLAIGYGDGEMYLGSDAIALGPFTDTISYLEDGDWVVLTRKSASIFDKDGNAVQRDKIKHAASTSLVDKANYRHFMAKEIHEQPEVVGHTLARYVDMATERVSLPVKLPFDFKNIQRINITACGTASYAGYVAKYWFERFARVPVEVDVASEFRYREAPLRKGDLAIFISQSGETADTLAALRYAKAEGVHTVAVVNVPTSTIARESETVLQTLAGPEIGVASTKAFTCQLMVLANLAIAAGKARGELSDEDETKLVHGLVEVPRLMADALTTELQIEKLAHRIAKSRDVLYLGRGTSFPLALEGALKLKEISYIHAEGYAAGELKHGPIALIDETMPVVVIAPYDRVFEKTVSNMQEVAARGGNIILMTDAKGAEEATVESLVTIVMPDMAAAFTPMVYAVPVQLLAYHTAVVMGTDVDQPRNLAKSVTVE
- the glmU gene encoding bifunctional UDP-N-acetylglucosamine diphosphorylase/glucosamine-1-phosphate N-acetyltransferase GlmU translates to MTARSSLTIVLAAGEGTRMRSNLPKVLHPVAHQTLLAHVLAAAPQGTGTSLAVVIGPDHQAVADEAKRIRPDALTFVQAERLGTAHAVLAAREAIGRGVDDLLVAFGDTPLISAETFARLRAPLARGAAIAALGFRAADPTGYGRFIVEGERLVAIREQADASAEERKIDLCNAGVMAIDGRRALEILGQIGNANSKGEYYLTDAVEIVRKQGWESVVIETSEDEVRGINTKAQLAEAEAVMQARLRKAAMEAGVTLIAPETVYLSADTLFGKDVTIEPFVVIGPGVSIADGTVIHSFSHIVQTTLGKNVSIGPYARLRPGTSLGDGARIGNFVETKAATLEAGVKVNHLSYIGDATVGANSNIGAGTITCNYDGFKKHKTIIGQGAFVGTNSSLVAPVKIGNGAYIGSGSVITRDVPDDAMALERNQQTIREGGAARYRELKTGGKKPEK